In the genome of Neovison vison isolate M4711 chromosome 3, ASM_NN_V1, whole genome shotgun sequence, one region contains:
- the ST8SIA3 gene encoding sia-alpha-2,3-Gal-beta-1,4-GlcNAc-R:alpha 2,8-sialyltransferase, with product MRNCKMARVASVLGLVMLSVALLILSLISYVSLKKENIFTTPKYANPGAPRMYMFHAGFRSQFALKFLDPSFVPITNSLTHELQEKPSKWTFNRTAFLHQRQEILQHVDVIKNFSLTKNSVRIGQLMHYDYSSHKYVFSISNNFRSLLPDVSPIVNKHFNICAVVGNSGILTGSRCGQEIDKSDFVFRCNFAPTEAFQRDVGRKTNLTTFNPSILEKYYNNLLTIQDRNNFFLSLKKLDGAILWIPAFFFHTSATVTRTLVDFFVEHRGQLKVQLAWPGNIMQHVNRYWKNKHLSPKRLSTGILMYTLASAICEEIHLYGFWPFGFDPNTREDLPYHYYDKKGTKFTTKWQESHQLPAEFQLLYRMHGEGLTKLTLSHCA from the exons ATGAGAAATTGCAAAATGGCCCGGGTCGCCAGTGTGCTGGGACTGGTCATGCTCAGCGTCGCCCTGCTGATTTTATCGCTCATCAGCTACGTGTCCCTGAAAAAGGAGAACATCTTCACCACTCCCAAGTACGCCAACCCAGGGGCGCCCCGAATGTACATGTTCCACGCGGGATTCCG GTCACAATTTGCGCTGAAGTTTCTAGATCCGTCATTTGTGCCCATTACGAATTCTCTGACCCACGAACTCCAAGAGAAACCTTCTAAGTGGACATTTAATCGGACAGCGTTTTTACATCAAAG gcAAGAAATTCTTCAGCATGTCgatgtaataaaaaatttttctttgaccAAGAATAGTGTTCGGATTGGACAACTGATGCACTATGATTATTCCAGCCATAAATACGTTTTCTCTATTAGCAATAACTTCCGATCACTGCTTCCAGACGTGTCACCCATTGTGAATaagcattttaatatttgtgctGTGGTTGGAAATAGTGGGATCCTGACAGGGAGCCGGTGTGGACAAGAAATAGATAAGTCAGATTTTGTTTTCCGTTGCAATTTCGCCCCTACGGAGGCTTTCCAAAGAGATGTTGGAAGGAAAACCAACCTTACAACCTTCAACCCCAGCATTCTGGAAAAATATTACAACAATCTTTTGACCATTCAGGACCGTAACAACTTTTTCCTCAGTTTAAAAAAGCTCGATGGGGCCATTCTTTGGATCCCTGCGTTTTTCTTCCATACTTCAGCAACTGTTACCAGGACATTAGTTGACTTTTTTGTTGAACACAGAGGTCAGTTAAAGGTCCAATTGGCTTGGCCTGGAAATATAATGCAACATGTCAACAG GtactggaaaaacaaacatttgtcACCCAAACGGCTGAGCACAGGCATTCTTATGTATACCCTGGCATCAGCAATATGTGAAGAGATCCACTTGTATGGATTTTGGCCTTTTGGATTTGACCCCAACACAAGGGAAGATCTTCCATACCATTACTATGACAAAAAAGGAACCAAATTTACCACCAAGTGGCAGGAGTCCCACCAGCTGCCTGCCGAGTTCCAGCTGCTGTACCGAATGCATGGGGAGGGGCTCACCAAGCTGACTCTGTCACACTGTGCCTAA